Within Paenibacillus sabinae T27, the genomic segment TCGCGTCCATGATCGTCGATTCCGGAGGAGCCAAATATGCGCTTGCCGGAACGGCCAGCCATAACTGTACGGTGGAGAAGCAGTTCCGTTATCCTACCGAATACGGTTCGCAGAAACCGCCGACCGCGCAGTATACCGTTACCGGCTCAGGCTGCGCGATTGTCGGGAAGAACGACGGAACGCAAACCGGGCCGTTCATTACTTACGCAACCATCGGAAAAATCATGGATTTTGACATCAAGGACCCTTTTAATATGGGCTCTGCGATGGCGCCCGCAGCCGCGGATACGATCACGGCGCATTTTCGCGATACGGGGTTGTCTCCGGGCTATTACGACATGATTGTGACCGGCGACCTTGCATCGGTCGGTCTGCCCATCGCCCAGGAACTCCTCGCCAAGGAAGGCATTCCGATGGAGCAGACGGAATTTACCGACTGCGGCCTGCTGATCTACGACCGGGAGACGCAGAAATATGTCATCGCGGGAGGCAGCGGCTGCGGTTGTTCGGCGACCGTCACCTATGGACATATCTTGAAGCGCATGAAAAAAGGACAGCTGAAGCGGGTCCTTGTCGTCGCCACAGGAGCGCTGCTCTCTCCATTGACTTACCAGCAGGGCGAGAGTATCCCCTGCATCGCGCATGCCGTTGCGTTTGAGAGCGGAGGTGAGCAAGCATGATTTTTGTATGGGCGTTTATCGTCGGAGGACTGATCTGCGTAGTGGGTCAGCTGCTCTTCGATGTGGCCAAGCTGACCCCTGCGCATACGATGAGCACGCTCGTCGTCGCCGGGGCGATAGCAGACGCGGTAGGCATTTACGACCCGCTCGTGAAATTCGCCGGAGCGGGCGCGTCCGTGCCGATTACCAGCTTCGGCAACTCGCTGGTGCACGGCGCGCTGATCGAGCTGGAGCAGGTAGGCTGGATCGGCATCGTGACGGGGATCTTCAACATTACGAGCGCGGGCATATCCTCAGCGATCGTATTTTCTTTCCTGGCTGCGTTGCTTGTGCGGCCCAGAGGCTGAAATGGAACGACCCGCCGGATTTGGCTTCCGGCGGGTTATTTTTTTCAGGGATAGGACGTTCTTGCTATTTTACATAGGTTACCGGCCAGGCGATAAAATTAAGCGACTCATGACTACGCAGCCGGCCTATTATGCTATCTTCGATATCGTTCAGTACAAAGGGAAGGATTTTTGGGCCTTGCCGCTCATGCGGCACCGGGAGGTATTAGTAGGGCTGTCGATACCGTCAAGTAGCTTTGGGGTCTTACCGCATGTTGAAGGGGCTGGAGAAACTCTGTTTGAGCAGATCAAAGCGCGAGGCATGGAAGGTGTGATTGGTAAGCGAAAGGACAGTTTGTATGAGACAGTACGCCGCTCGACCGCCTGGCAGAAGGTCATTAACTGGTCATATGCAGAGGTTTTTATTACAGGGTATCGTAAGGCAGAATTCGGCTGGCTCGCCGCCATCCCCGGACCATCTGGCACTGCCTCAGCTGAAATTATCGAGTTAGGGACCACACCAACGCACAAGCGAGCTTTTTACGGCGTACCGGGCAATTGGTGACCGGAGAGGATAGGAGTTTGTTCATCTTGATCCCCGGCTGCGGGTCCGGGTTAAGATGAGGAACTGGACAAAATCGGGGATGCTTCGGAGTCCGGTGTTTACGGAGTTTATCGTTTGACAAAGAAAAATCCCGCAAAACTCGCGGGATTTTATTTCTCTAAGCATTAACCAACTCTGGACGTTTGATTTGAAGCGGAGGAGGAATAAGCCATCCTTTTTCTTTTGACAACTCAAGGATTCTAACCCCTAATGCCGCTTTTGTTACATGGTATTTACCGAATAAAGCTCCAATATCTACTCTAATGGATTGTCCCATTACTTGGCTACACGCAACCAATCCCGTGGCTACATCTGCTGCTATGTGCGCAGCGATTTCAGGGTCGGTAAATCTTGCTCCAGCAGGTATGTCTTCAAGTTTTACTTCTGGTCTTTTAGGCAATACCGGTGCAGGTGCAATTCCATTAGCAGTAAGCAATGTGTCGCATTCTTTCATTTCCAATTCCGCTTGATCGATAAGTGCATTGAGGATTTTTTTGAGGTCCTTATCGCCAGCATGATTCAAAAATGCTTGGTATCTCGACACCGCGCCTCTGGCCATCATAGAGGCTTGCCACACACTAAAGATCTCACCATAATGCATCGGTTCATCTTTCGGATTACCACTTAAAATGCCCATATTATCGCTCCTTTAATCCCATATTTATTACGGAATTATTATGTCCAGATACACAGAATTAATGCGGTACCTGACCGAGGAAGCAACGATTAACCGCTATTCTCCAAATGATAACGCAGCACCGATGCAGTTTATCCCGGCCATAGTTGGCAATAATGACGGTAACCGGTTGGGGGAACTTTGCTGGGGCTTGGTGCCATCATGGGCTTAAGATGACAAGATCGGCAATAAGATGATTAACGTCCGGGCCGAAACACTAATGGAAAAACCTGCGTTTAAGCGCTGTATATCGACAGCTTATTCAATTGGAAAAGTCTGTAAGTGACATTTTAAATGATGATTTTTCGATAAGGGTATACGAAACTCAAACTCTCTCTGATGGTAATATGCATCTGCAATCTTAACGCTTTCCGGCGTTCACTTAGCGCTGCAGCTTGCTGTTGATCCGCATCGCTTTATTCAGATGAACGAAGTGATGCCGCGTGGCCGGCATCAGCATCAGGCCGCCAATCGTTTTGCCGCTCCAGTATTTCGTCAGCCAGTCCGATTTTCTCGTAAC encodes:
- the spoVAD gene encoding stage V sporulation protein AD, whose protein sequence is MKQLGKQTWEFTSRPAIIGASAVVGPEEGEGPLASDFDFVYDSLKMDESTWEKAERRLFEKAVRLALINAGLKQEQLGFFVGGDLMNQIISASFAAKKLGTPYLGVFGACSTSMESLAIASMIVDSGGAKYALAGTASHNCTVEKQFRYPTEYGSQKPPTAQYTVTGSGCAIVGKNDGTQTGPFITYATIGKIMDFDIKDPFNMGSAMAPAAADTITAHFRDTGLSPGYYDMIVTGDLASVGLPIAQELLAKEGIPMEQTEFTDCGLLIYDRETQKYVIAGGSGCGCSATVTYGHILKRMKKGQLKRVLVVATGALLSPLTYQQGESIPCIAHAVAFESGGEQA
- the spoVAE gene encoding stage V sporulation protein AE gives rise to the protein MIFVWAFIVGGLICVVGQLLFDVAKLTPAHTMSTLVVAGAIADAVGIYDPLVKFAGAGASVPITSFGNSLVHGALIELEQVGWIGIVTGIFNITSAGISSAIVFSFLAALLVRPRG
- a CDS encoding DUF3231 family protein, whose protein sequence is MGILSGNPKDEPMHYGEIFSVWQASMMARGAVSRYQAFLNHAGDKDLKKILNALIDQAELEMKECDTLLTANGIAPAPVLPKRPEVKLEDIPAGARFTDPEIAAHIAADVATGLVACSQVMGQSIRVDIGALFGKYHVTKAALGVRILELSKEKGWLIPPPLQIKRPELVNA